A region of Planococcus sp. MSAK28401 DNA encodes the following proteins:
- the nikB gene encoding nickel ABC transporter permease has protein sequence MIRIITRRLAEVAVFLLLITFVSFLFARMAPGDPVLSILRVDDLSVSAEQVEQLREDMGFNEPLLVQYGEWLVDFARLDFGNSYISNQPVMDMLWSGVPATLELTLGGLFVMVLVALPLGSLAALYRGSWIDQVSRGLSLLGAAVPSFWLGLILIDLLGVRLGWLPTMGRDGLHSAVLPSITLGLAISSVYVRLLRSSLIDSLNQENIRAARARGISEPRIFFSHVLRASLPPVITVFGVSLGSLIGGVVVIEVIFAYPGIGKMVVDAIRGRDYPMIQGYIFVMAILVFVINSIVDLSYRYLNPELRLKGKGRV, from the coding sequence GTGATTCGCATCATTACGCGCCGCTTAGCCGAAGTTGCGGTCTTTCTATTATTGATCACGTTTGTCAGTTTCCTGTTCGCGCGCATGGCTCCGGGAGACCCGGTGCTGTCGATCCTGCGCGTTGATGATTTATCGGTATCGGCTGAACAAGTGGAGCAATTGCGAGAGGACATGGGGTTTAACGAGCCGTTGCTCGTCCAGTACGGCGAGTGGCTGGTGGATTTTGCCCGCTTGGATTTCGGGAATTCCTATATTTCCAACCAGCCTGTCATGGACATGTTGTGGAGTGGCGTTCCGGCAACTTTGGAATTGACGCTTGGCGGTCTGTTCGTCATGGTGCTGGTCGCCTTGCCGCTCGGGTCACTTGCTGCGCTTTACAGAGGCAGCTGGATCGACCAAGTGAGCCGCGGCTTGTCATTGCTCGGTGCCGCCGTTCCAAGTTTCTGGCTGGGTCTTATATTGATCGATCTGCTCGGTGTCCGCCTAGGGTGGCTGCCGACAATGGGGAGGGACGGCTTGCATTCTGCCGTCCTTCCTTCTATTACGTTAGGTCTCGCGATTTCAAGCGTCTATGTCCGGCTATTGCGCTCGAGCTTGATTGATTCCTTGAATCAGGAAAATATCCGAGCCGCGCGCGCCCGTGGAATTTCAGAGCCGCGGATTTTCTTCAGCCATGTGCTGCGTGCGAGTTTGCCGCCGGTCATCACGGTATTTGGCGTCAGCCTAGGCAGCTTGATCGGTGGAGTCGTTGTCATTGAAGTGATTTTCGCCTATCCCGGAATCGGCAAGATGGTCGTTGATGCGATTCGCGGCAGGGATTATCCGATGATCCAGGGCTATATTTTTGTCATGGCGATCCTGGTATTTGTGATCAACAGCATCGTCGATCTATCATATCGTTATTTGAATCCGGAACTGCGCTTAAAAGGAAAGGGGAGAGTGTGA
- a CDS encoding helix-turn-helix domain-containing protein, with product MAKYSEEFKLKLVKEYAEGKLGYRRLAHKYGLPDPSPIRRWVRAYQEFGLKALRRKQTKQVYSVQFKVDVLHFMEHTGASYQDAAIHFKMNNPSLIVNWNRRVLEKGVKGLEARAKGRPSMSKRPKPIKNEKPLSREAQLERENELLRLEVAYLKKLKAFQENPDAFLEKHKQRWRSNSTKKDSD from the coding sequence ATGGCGAAATATAGCGAAGAATTTAAGTTGAAGCTAGTGAAGGAATACGCAGAAGGAAAGTTGGGGTATAGACGCTTAGCCCACAAATACGGCTTGCCAGATCCCTCTCCGATTAGGCGCTGGGTTCGGGCGTATCAGGAGTTTGGCCTTAAAGCCTTGCGGAGAAAGCAGACAAAACAAGTGTATTCTGTTCAATTCAAAGTGGATGTATTACACTTTATGGAACACACAGGTGCTTCTTACCAAGACGCAGCGATCCATTTCAAGATGAACAATCCTTCACTCATTGTGAATTGGAACCGTCGAGTTCTGGAGAAAGGGGTAAAAGGCCTGGAAGCACGAGCGAAAGGACGGCCCTCCATGTCAAAAAGACCAAAACCGATCAAGAACGAAAAGCCCCTGTCTCGGGAAGCGCAATTGGAACGGGAGAATGAGCTCCTTCGTTTGGAAGTGGCGTATTTAAAAAAGTTAAAAGCTTTCCAGGAGAATCCGGATGCCTTCCTCGAAAAGCACAAGCAGCGCTGGCGTTCGAACTCCACGAAGAAGGATTCCGATTAA
- the mqo gene encoding malate dehydrogenase (quinone), producing the protein MSNRETDTDVILIGAGIMSATLGILLKELSPDMKINVFEKLSSPGEESSNEWNNAGTGHAALCELNYTKEKPDGTMDISKAIDVNEQFQVSAQFWSHLVKTGLLKNPEDFIRPLPHISMVQGEDNIRFLKKRFDAMIKNPLFTGMEFSDDPEVLKEWMPLIMANRQDNEPIAATKIDTGTDVNFGALTRMLFDRLVKEDVNVHYRHAVQDLKQMKDGRWLLKVKNLETGKLDVHTAKFVFIGGGGASIHLLQKSGIPESKHIGGFPVSGLFMVCKNPEVIEQHHAKVYGKAKVGAPPMSVPHLDTRFIDDKKSLLFGPFAGFTPKFLKTGSYMDLVASVKPNNVLTMLSGGAKNLSLTQYLIQQVIQSKEQRMEELREFVPNAKSDDWELVVAGQRVQVIKDTDAGGKGTLQFGTELVTSSDGSISALLGASPGASTAVHVMLKLLASCFPQELEKWEPQIKEMIPSYGKSLMDNDELLKHVHKYTAETLDLNEVKPADHAPEDLTPQI; encoded by the coding sequence ATGAGCAATAGAGAAACTGATACAGATGTAATCTTAATCGGTGCCGGTATTATGAGTGCGACTTTGGGGATTCTTCTAAAGGAATTGTCTCCAGACATGAAAATCAATGTGTTCGAGAAACTGTCGAGCCCAGGCGAAGAAAGTTCAAACGAATGGAACAACGCCGGTACTGGCCACGCAGCCCTTTGTGAATTGAACTATACGAAAGAAAAACCGGATGGCACGATGGATATCAGCAAAGCCATCGACGTCAACGAGCAATTCCAGGTGTCAGCCCAGTTCTGGTCCCATCTCGTGAAAACGGGATTATTGAAAAACCCGGAAGACTTCATTCGCCCACTTCCGCACATTAGCATGGTGCAAGGCGAAGACAATATCCGTTTCTTGAAAAAACGTTTTGACGCAATGATTAAAAACCCGCTCTTTACAGGCATGGAATTTTCCGACGACCCGGAAGTGCTGAAAGAATGGATGCCGTTGATCATGGCGAACCGCCAAGACAACGAGCCGATTGCGGCGACGAAAATCGATACGGGCACGGACGTCAACTTCGGCGCTTTAACGCGCATGCTGTTTGACCGTCTCGTAAAAGAAGATGTTAACGTCCACTACCGCCATGCGGTGCAGGATTTGAAACAAATGAAAGATGGCCGTTGGTTGCTGAAAGTTAAAAACTTGGAGACCGGCAAACTCGACGTACACACAGCGAAGTTCGTCTTTATCGGCGGCGGCGGGGCAAGCATCCATTTGCTCCAAAAATCAGGCATCCCGGAATCGAAGCATATCGGCGGATTCCCGGTCAGTGGACTATTTATGGTCTGCAAAAACCCGGAAGTCATCGAGCAGCATCACGCGAAAGTTTACGGGAAAGCGAAAGTCGGCGCACCGCCGATGTCCGTGCCTCACTTGGATACACGCTTTATCGATGACAAGAAATCCTTGTTGTTCGGGCCATTCGCAGGCTTTACGCCGAAGTTCCTGAAAACCGGTTCTTACATGGATTTGGTGGCATCCGTCAAGCCGAATAACGTATTGACGATGCTGTCGGGCGGAGCGAAAAACTTGTCGTTGACGCAATACTTGATTCAGCAAGTCATCCAGTCGAAAGAACAGCGCATGGAAGAGTTGCGCGAATTTGTCCCGAATGCGAAAAGTGATGACTGGGAGCTCGTCGTTGCAGGGCAACGTGTCCAGGTCATTAAAGATACCGATGCAGGCGGCAAAGGCACGCTGCAATTCGGTACCGAGCTTGTCACTTCATCTGACGGTAGCATCTCTGCGTTGCTTGGGGCATCGCCTGGAGCTTCGACAGCGGTTCACGTCATGCTGAAGCTGCTCGCAAGCTGCTTCCCTCAGGAATTGGAAAAATGGGAACCGCAAATCAAGGAAATGATCCCGTCCTACGGCAAATCTTTGATGGACAATGATGAACTATTAAAACATGTTCATAAATATACAGCCGAAACGCTGGACTTGAATGAAGTAAAACCGGCCGACCACGCGCCGGAAGATTTGACACCGCAAATTTAA
- a CDS encoding ABC transporter ATP-binding protein gives MRLLQLNDVQKSYQPGIPVLKDINFSLDRKECVGIVGESGCGKSTLARCILQLEGLDQGEILFEGTPLHNKTEREIRPYRRQLQTVMQNPASSLNPKLKIRHSLMEPFRQYGAQVSLTHFQHGSEEQMARQLMEAVELSPDLLSRYPHELSGGQKQRISIARAISLEPALIVLDEPTSSLDVLTQMSILKLLNHLRDALDLSYLFISHDLLAIQALSQKILVMKEGQIVDRFEKGDLFTDERHPYTKQLVSLFD, from the coding sequence ATGCGTTTACTGCAATTGAACGATGTTCAAAAGTCTTACCAGCCGGGCATTCCGGTACTAAAAGACATCAACTTCTCGCTCGACCGAAAAGAATGTGTCGGGATTGTCGGCGAAAGCGGATGCGGCAAAAGCACCCTCGCCCGCTGCATTTTACAGTTGGAGGGGCTTGATCAAGGGGAGATTTTGTTTGAAGGCACGCCCTTACACAATAAAACCGAACGGGAAATCCGACCGTACCGGCGTCAATTGCAGACCGTCATGCAAAATCCGGCTTCTTCGCTGAACCCGAAGTTGAAGATCCGCCATTCATTGATGGAGCCGTTTCGCCAGTACGGCGCGCAGGTGTCTTTGACCCACTTCCAGCATGGCAGTGAAGAACAGATGGCACGCCAATTGATGGAAGCGGTAGAACTCTCGCCGGATTTGTTATCGCGCTATCCCCATGAACTGAGCGGCGGCCAGAAGCAGCGCATTTCGATTGCACGCGCCATCAGCCTGGAGCCGGCGCTTATAGTGCTAGATGAACCGACTTCGAGCTTGGATGTCCTGACGCAAATGTCGATCTTGAAGCTGCTGAATCACCTCCGCGATGCATTGGACTTATCTTATTTATTCATTTCCCATGATCTGCTGGCCATTCAGGCATTGAGCCAAAAAATACTGGTCATGAAAGAAGGGCAGATCGTCGACCGTTTCGAAAAAGGCGATTTGTTTACAGATGAACGCCATCCTTATACAAAACAATTGGTTTCTTTATTCGACTGA
- a CDS encoding DUF6176 family protein — MNVELTRFRVKQGKSEAVDEWLKFLNDHMEEVLVTLEGENMYIETVFRETLDGNEYLYWYSIQGKGGQAVETSTHWIDEKHMAYWQECIDPDFEAVDLSVEAVMIPPHIRNQMK, encoded by the coding sequence GTGAATGTTGAGTTAACTCGGTTTCGGGTGAAACAAGGAAAATCGGAAGCAGTGGACGAATGGCTGAAGTTCTTGAACGATCACATGGAAGAAGTTCTGGTGACCTTGGAAGGCGAGAACATGTACATCGAGACCGTTTTCCGGGAGACGCTGGACGGGAACGAGTACCTGTATTGGTATTCGATACAGGGAAAAGGCGGGCAGGCGGTGGAAACTTCAACGCATTGGATCGATGAAAAGCATATGGCGTACTGGCAGGAATGCATCGATCCTGATTTTGAAGCCGTCGATTTATCGGTCGAAGCGGTCATGATTCCTCCCCATATCCGAAACCAGATGAAGTAA
- a CDS encoding DNA-3-methyladenine glycosylase I codes for MQCEWPKGDERMQAYHDEEWCRPSRDERYLFEMLSLEGAQAGLSWQIVLSKRDSYKEAFQNFDIDYCAALTDEALAEIKEQYGVIKHGAKLASVRTNARAVKEVQSEFTSFAEYLWSFTDGQAVINKWQSDGQIPAQSELSVKLSKDLKKRGFKFVGPVTTYSFLQAVGIVDDHIISCPFRSANRK; via the coding sequence ATGCAATGTGAATGGCCGAAAGGCGACGAACGAATGCAGGCTTACCATGACGAGGAATGGTGCCGGCCAAGCCGCGATGAACGCTATTTATTTGAAATGCTGAGCTTGGAAGGCGCCCAGGCAGGCTTGTCCTGGCAGATCGTGCTGTCAAAACGCGATAGCTACAAGGAGGCTTTTCAAAATTTCGATATAGACTATTGCGCCGCATTGACGGACGAAGCGCTTGCCGAGATCAAAGAACAATACGGCGTGATCAAACACGGCGCCAAGCTTGCATCTGTCCGGACGAATGCACGGGCGGTGAAGGAGGTCCAATCGGAATTCACCAGTTTTGCCGAGTATTTATGGAGCTTCACGGACGGCCAAGCGGTGATCAACAAATGGCAATCGGACGGGCAGATCCCCGCACAATCGGAATTGTCGGTAAAGCTCAGCAAGGATTTGAAAAAACGCGGCTTTAAATTTGTCGGCCCGGTCACGACCTATTCGTTTCTTCAGGCAGTAGGAATCGTCGACGATCATATAATCAGCTGCCCATTCCGCAGCGCGAACCGAAAATAA
- a CDS encoding MATE family efflux transporter, which translates to MNHKKYLALALPLTFSTVTTPLLGAVDTAVVGQLPDPAYLGGVAIGTVIFNTMYWLFGFLRVSTSGFAAQALGARDELQETLSFIRPFFIALLIGLVFLILQNPIATAAMALLNPAQDVKALALDYFHIRVWGVPVTFINYVILGWLMGMSRIRLAVTIQIAMNLLNIALDLLFVTGFAWGVTGVASATLIAEVSAMVLGIYFLVKRTQFTLKLLPLQQIFEGAALKKMIAVNQDLFIRTVCLLAVFNIFTYKSASFGTETLAANAVLIQIHYLMAYFFDGFSNASSILSGKAVGARDEGLYKRTLALASQWALITALFLTAVYWLFSGPVIRLFTGIPEVITIASDYSMWLLLFPISTSIGIIFYGIFTGATETAPVRKSMMMALLLFLAVYFLAVPLFGNHGLWLSFIAFSAGRSIFLSLYVPKLNRYFSA; encoded by the coding sequence ATGAATCATAAAAAATATTTGGCGCTTGCCTTGCCTTTAACCTTTTCAACCGTGACGACGCCTTTGCTCGGGGCCGTGGATACGGCGGTCGTCGGACAGTTGCCGGACCCCGCTTATCTCGGGGGCGTCGCGATCGGCACCGTAATCTTCAATACGATGTACTGGCTGTTCGGCTTTTTGCGCGTCAGCACGTCAGGCTTTGCCGCACAAGCACTCGGCGCGCGGGATGAGCTGCAGGAGACGCTGTCGTTTATCCGGCCGTTTTTCATCGCGCTGTTAATCGGGCTCGTTTTCCTGATCCTCCAAAATCCGATCGCGACAGCTGCGATGGCCCTGCTCAATCCAGCACAGGATGTAAAAGCCTTGGCGCTGGATTATTTCCATATCCGCGTGTGGGGCGTGCCGGTGACGTTCATCAATTACGTTATTCTAGGCTGGCTGATGGGCATGTCGCGCATCCGCCTTGCGGTGACGATCCAAATCGCCATGAACTTATTGAACATCGCGCTCGATTTGCTGTTTGTCACAGGGTTCGCTTGGGGCGTCACTGGAGTCGCATCGGCCACCTTGATCGCCGAAGTGAGTGCCATGGTTTTGGGCATTTACTTCCTCGTGAAACGGACGCAATTCACGCTGAAGCTATTGCCGCTCCAGCAGATTTTCGAAGGCGCGGCCTTGAAAAAGATGATCGCTGTTAATCAGGATTTGTTTATCCGGACGGTCTGCCTGCTCGCCGTTTTCAATATCTTTACATACAAAAGTGCGTCGTTTGGAACCGAGACATTGGCTGCCAATGCCGTGCTGATCCAAATCCATTATTTGATGGCGTATTTTTTCGACGGCTTCTCGAACGCTTCGAGCATTTTATCCGGCAAGGCAGTCGGGGCGAGGGACGAGGGCTTGTATAAACGAACGCTTGCTTTGGCCAGTCAATGGGCGCTGATCACGGCGTTGTTTTTGACGGCTGTGTATTGGCTGTTCAGCGGCCCGGTCATCCGTTTGTTTACCGGAATCCCGGAAGTCATTACTATTGCGTCTGATTACAGCATGTGGCTATTGCTGTTTCCGATTTCCACAAGCATCGGCATCATTTTCTACGGCATTTTCACGGGAGCTACCGAAACAGCGCCTGTCCGGAAGTCGATGATGATGGCATTGCTGCTGTTTTTGGCCGTCTATTTCCTCGCTGTTCCCCTGTTCGGCAACCACGGATTATGGCTTTCATTCATTGCGTTTAGTGCGGGCCGTTCAATTTTCCTTTCCTTGTATGTGCCAAAGTTGAACCGGTATTTTTCTGCTTGA
- a CDS encoding ECF transporter S component has protein sequence MQKTTTYSSSKTYDLIITSMLIALVFVATLLLNIRLPIAANGGLVHLGTTMLFTAALLFGPKKGAIAGSAGMGLFDLVSGWTLWAPITIIARGLQGYLVGKIAWSGGRSGENMGINILACALSIPVMVAIYYLGEAIIFSSWIIPAASIPGNLVQNAVGLALAIPVVAALKKTPYFRN, from the coding sequence ATGCAAAAAACTACGACTTATTCCAGTTCCAAAACTTATGATTTGATCATCACTTCGATGCTCATCGCACTTGTTTTTGTGGCGACACTGCTGCTCAATATCCGCCTGCCGATTGCTGCAAACGGCGGGCTGGTCCACCTTGGCACGACGATGCTGTTCACGGCTGCCCTGTTGTTCGGCCCGAAAAAGGGAGCCATCGCCGGGTCAGCCGGAATGGGGCTGTTCGACTTGGTTTCCGGTTGGACGCTATGGGCACCGATCACCATCATCGCACGCGGTCTTCAAGGCTATCTGGTCGGGAAAATTGCCTGGTCGGGCGGGCGCAGCGGCGAAAATATGGGCATTAACATTCTTGCCTGTGCCTTGTCAATTCCGGTGATGGTCGCCATTTACTATCTCGGCGAAGCGATCATCTTCAGCAGCTGGATCATTCCGGCAGCCTCCATTCCAGGAAATCTGGTGCAAAACGCAGTCGGCTTGGCACTCGCCATCCCTGTCGTAGCCGCGTTGAAGAAAACACCTTACTTCAGAAATTAA
- the nikC gene encoding nickel transporter permease, which yields MTSRLTINRTRATKVFLSAFLILIAAIAVYAFLILKHDPAFVDLNERLLPMSWQHPFGTDHLGRDMLTRILLGFQLTVGYGFLALLLAVAIGVPIGVIAGFKGGLVDRLLMRMADAFLAFPDTVVAIVLSGLLGAGIENLLLAIILVKWVNYARLARSTVVTERQKDYITMAKINGLSEWRIMWKHLFPHLIGHILVLASLDLGKIILLISSLSYIGLGAQPPAPEWGAMLNEARPYFQTVPALMIYPGLAIVTVVLFSNLLGDYLRDKFDVKKEVAQ from the coding sequence ATGACAAGCCGGCTTACTATAAATAGAACGCGTGCCACCAAGGTGTTTTTATCGGCTTTCCTAATCCTCATTGCTGCGATTGCGGTGTACGCATTCCTCATATTGAAGCATGATCCGGCATTCGTCGATTTGAATGAGCGCTTGCTCCCGATGAGCTGGCAGCATCCTTTTGGCACCGATCATTTGGGGCGTGATATGCTGACGCGCATCCTGCTCGGCTTTCAATTGACGGTGGGCTATGGCTTTTTGGCGCTGTTGTTGGCGGTCGCCATCGGAGTGCCGATTGGCGTCATTGCTGGATTCAAGGGTGGCCTTGTCGATCGCCTGCTGATGAGGATGGCGGATGCGTTTTTGGCGTTTCCGGACACAGTCGTCGCGATCGTGCTGAGCGGTTTGCTTGGTGCAGGCATCGAGAACTTGCTGCTGGCGATCATTTTGGTCAAATGGGTGAATTACGCGCGCCTTGCCCGCAGCACAGTCGTTACGGAACGGCAGAAAGATTACATCACCATGGCCAAGATCAACGGCTTGAGCGAATGGCGCATCATGTGGAAACATTTGTTTCCCCATTTGATTGGCCATATTTTGGTGCTCGCCAGCCTGGATTTAGGAAAAATCATTTTATTGATTTCTTCCTTGTCTTATATTGGACTCGGTGCCCAGCCGCCGGCGCCGGAATGGGGCGCGATGCTCAATGAAGCCCGCCCGTATTTCCAGACGGTGCCGGCCTTGATGATTTATCCGGGACTCGCCATTGTGACGGTCGTCTTGTTCTCCAATTTGCTTGGCGATTATTTACGCGATAAATTTGACGTGAAAAAGGAAGTGGCACAATGA
- a CDS encoding ABC transporter ATP-binding protein, translated as MTLLSVQNLTVQVGDATLVKDVSFEIQKGEWLAIIGQSGSGKSVTASAIGRLLAPNLKAQGKALYNGKDILQFGAKEMRRLRGTSISYIFQDYQGSFTPFHTIGRHFEEFLKAHFKLSKTQRREMAEQALESVGLQPEMYTRYPFQLSGGQLQRSSIGLALLTKPDLVIADEPTAALDSISAFKVLRLLADLQQETGCAMLFITHDLRHVRKHADQIVVMKEGAVVEKGDKQSVLDQPQHAYTRSLMAASPSLSAAFQLLKGDDTSCVYCN; from the coding sequence ATGACGTTGCTCTCTGTACAAAATTTAACGGTCCAAGTTGGCGACGCAACGCTTGTAAAGGATGTTTCTTTCGAGATCCAAAAAGGCGAATGGCTCGCCATCATCGGGCAAAGCGGTAGCGGCAAAAGCGTCACCGCCTCCGCAATCGGCCGTTTGCTCGCACCGAATTTGAAAGCCCAGGGCAAAGCGCTTTATAATGGAAAAGATATCCTGCAGTTCGGTGCAAAAGAAATGCGCCGCTTGCGGGGCACTTCCATTTCCTATATCTTTCAGGACTATCAAGGTTCATTTACGCCGTTTCATACAATCGGCCGCCATTTTGAGGAATTTTTAAAAGCTCATTTCAAGCTGTCGAAAACGCAGCGCCGGGAAATGGCGGAACAAGCGCTCGAGTCGGTCGGCTTGCAGCCGGAAATGTATACGCGCTACCCGTTTCAATTGAGCGGCGGGCAGCTTCAGCGCAGCTCGATCGGCTTGGCGCTTTTGACAAAGCCGGACCTCGTCATTGCAGACGAACCGACAGCGGCACTCGATAGCATTTCGGCTTTTAAAGTGCTTCGTTTGCTTGCGGATTTGCAGCAGGAAACCGGCTGTGCGATGCTGTTCATCACCCACGATCTGCGGCATGTGCGAAAACACGCCGACCAAATCGTCGTGATGAAAGAAGGGGCAGTCGTCGAGAAAGGCGATAAGCAAAGCGTTCTGGACCAGCCGCAGCATGCTTACACCCGGTCGCTGATGGCGGCTTCGCCCAGCTTATCCGCGGCATTCCAGCTGTTGAAGGGGGACGACACATCATGCGTTTACTGCAATTGA
- the nikA gene encoding nickel ABC transporter substrate-binding protein, with amino-acid sequence MKKLLVLLIALAAMVLLLSACSDSSAEGGEDAVKEVNLLFNFATNSLDPHVDTSYVPVRAGIAETLVYLNDETLEIEPWLAESWSSEDGQTWTFTLREDVKFQNGKPMDGEAVKASLERAMADNIAIKNALRIESIAVEGTELTIKTTMPFPEFPSELVHPNTSIIDVSETDFINKPIGTGPFAVASFTPGTAVDLVRFEDYWDGAAKLEKARFSFNEDANARSLALESQGADIVFRPEVETVEQLEAIDGVTVESTSTFRVHQMTMNLQRESLKDVHVRQAIDALIDRDMIAETILSGHAEVATGPFPSSFSFSPDYPEKKRGIDEARKLLGQAGYKEQDGVMQKNGEPLTWTLLTYSARADLPLIAQVFQSDAGQLGIEVEIEQIEIPEEHMAANRDWDLTTYSNLTAPRGDAGYYLNATYHPDGALNFSGADDDKLTAMIDELNQVVGQEQRSDIAEEIASYVDEQMYNSFVLHPNTLVAYNSDKVKNWTTTRSEYYMLTNELDVE; translated from the coding sequence ATGAAGAAACTGTTAGTTTTACTCATTGCATTAGCCGCTATGGTGCTTTTATTGTCCGCATGTTCCGATTCATCGGCGGAGGGCGGGGAAGACGCCGTTAAAGAAGTGAATCTATTGTTCAATTTTGCGACCAATTCACTCGACCCGCACGTCGACACAAGCTATGTACCAGTGCGTGCTGGAATTGCCGAGACTTTGGTTTATTTGAACGACGAAACTCTGGAGATCGAACCTTGGCTGGCGGAAAGCTGGTCGAGTGAGGATGGCCAGACTTGGACGTTCACCTTGCGCGAAGACGTGAAGTTTCAAAACGGCAAGCCGATGGACGGTGAAGCGGTGAAAGCTTCCTTGGAACGCGCCATGGCCGATAATATCGCCATTAAGAATGCGTTGCGCATCGAATCGATTGCAGTCGAAGGGACGGAATTGACCATCAAGACGACGATGCCGTTTCCGGAATTCCCTTCTGAACTGGTGCATCCGAATACCTCGATTATCGACGTCAGTGAAACCGATTTTATCAATAAACCAATCGGCACCGGCCCGTTTGCCGTGGCATCGTTTACGCCTGGTACGGCTGTAGACTTGGTGCGTTTCGAAGATTATTGGGACGGTGCTGCGAAACTGGAGAAAGCGAGATTTTCATTTAACGAAGACGCCAATGCCCGTTCGCTTGCGCTCGAATCACAAGGCGCGGACATCGTGTTCCGCCCTGAAGTGGAAACGGTCGAACAGCTTGAAGCGATCGACGGGGTGACGGTCGAGTCGACTTCGACTTTCCGCGTCCATCAGATGACCATGAACTTACAGCGTGAGTCCCTGAAAGATGTACATGTCCGCCAGGCGATCGATGCATTGATCGACCGTGACATGATCGCTGAGACGATTTTGAGCGGCCATGCGGAAGTGGCGACAGGGCCGTTTCCGTCCTCCTTCTCCTTTTCGCCGGATTATCCTGAAAAAAAGCGTGGGATCGATGAAGCGCGCAAGCTTTTGGGACAGGCAGGCTATAAGGAGCAGGACGGTGTGATGCAAAAAAATGGGGAGCCGTTGACCTGGACGCTATTGACGTATAGCGCACGCGCCGATTTGCCGTTGATTGCCCAAGTGTTCCAATCAGATGCCGGCCAGCTGGGCATTGAAGTGGAGATCGAACAAATCGAAATCCCGGAAGAGCATATGGCCGCTAACCGTGACTGGGATTTGACGACTTACAGTAACTTAACGGCGCCGCGCGGGGATGCGGGTTATTATTTGAACGCGACTTATCATCCCGACGGCGCACTCAATTTCAGCGGTGCAGACGATGACAAGCTAACGGCGATGATCGATGAATTGAACCAGGTCGTCGGCCAGGAACAGCGTTCGGATATCGCAGAAGAAATCGCCAGCTACGTGGACGAGCAAATGTACAACTCATTTGTACTGCATCCGAACACGCTCGTTGCCTATAATTCCGACAAGGTAAAAAATTGGACGACGACAAGAAGCGAGTACTATATGCTGACAAACGAATTGGATGTGGAGTAA